Below is a window of Leuconostoc gasicomitatum LMG 18811 DNA.
GTTGTGTTAGTAGTATCCAAATTCAATCGTTCCAACAAAGCATTAGTCTGCTTAATGACATTAGCGTTATACGAACCAACTAATCCGCGATCTGATGTCACAACTAATATGCCAGTTTTTTCAATGGGACGTTGTGCAATCAAAGGAATATGCTTAGCATCTGCATTATCAAAAAGATGAGCAGATACAAGATGTTCTACAATCGCTTCTAAACGAGCAGCATATGATTGATAACCCTTACTGTAACGTTGAATTTGGCTTAACTTAGCCGTTGAGACCATTTGCATGGCACTCGTAATTTGACGCGTCTTTTTAGTGGATGAAATACGACGCTGAATATCTTGCAAAGAAGCCATTGCAGCGTCCTCCTATTATTCCGCTGTTGAACCAGCAAATCCCGCCTTAAAGGCTTCGATTGCTGAATTCATGGCAGCGTCTTCAGGCAAATTCTTTGTCTCAAGGATTGTCTTGAACAAGTCATTAGCATTGGCATCAACATAGGCAATTAATTCGTCTTGGAAACGTTGAATGTCAGAAATCGCAACATCATCAATGTAACCACGTGTCAAAGCATAAAGTACAATGACTTGTTGCTGTACTGGCATTGGTTTGTGCAATGGTTGCTTCAAAATTTCAACTGTACGGCGACCACGCGCTAACTTAGCTTGCGTAGCAGCATCCAAATCTGAACCGAATTGCGCGAAACTTTCTAATTCACGGAACGAAGCCAAATCCAAACGTAATGTACCAGCAACTTTTTTCATTGCCTTAATTTGCGCATCACCACCAACACGTGAAACAGAAGTTCCAGCATCAATGGCAGGACGAACACCTGCATAGAATTGATCAGCATCCAAGAACACTTGTCCATCAGTGATGGAAATAACGTTCGTTGGAATATATGCTGAAACATCCCCAGCCTGTGTCTCAATAAATGGTAATGCAGTCATTGATCCACCACCAAGTTCGTCAGACAACTTAGCTGCACGTTCTAACAAACGTGAATGCAAGTAGAAGACATCACCTGGATAAGCTTCACGTCCGGGCGGACGACGAAGAATTAATGATAATTCACGATAAGCTGTGGCTTGTTTTGATAAATCATCATACACAATCAAAACGTGTTTGCCATTATACATAAATTCTTCACCCATGGCTGCGCCAACATAAGGTGCTAGATATAACATTGGTGCAGGTTCTGAAGGACCCGCATTAACAACAATTGTATAATCCATTGCGCCAAGTTGACGTAACGTCTCAACTTGTGTACGAACAGTTGAGTCTTTTTGACCAATAGCAACATAGATAACAATCATGTCTTGGTCTTTTTGATTCAAAATTGTATCGATAGCCAAAGATGTTTTACCAGTCTTACGGTCTCCGATAATCAATTCACGTTGCCCACGTCCAATTGGAACGAGCGCATCGATTGCTTTAATACCTGTTTGCAACGGTTCAAAAACTGACTTACGTTGCATAACACCAGGTGCTTTAAATTCGACAGGACGTGTCTTGTCTGTTTTGATTTCACCCAATCCATCAATTGGTTGACCCAAAGAGTTGACAACACGTCCAATTAATTGTTCGCCGACCGGCACTTCCATGATGCGGCCAGTACGTTTAACTGTATCACCTTCGCGAATATCATCAAAACCACCAAGAATGATGATTCCAACTTCACTAGAGTCGAGGTTTTGGGCCATACCGAATGTGCCATTAGCAAATTCGAGCAATTCACCAGCCATAGCATTTGCTAGACCATTTGCACGAGCCACACCATCACCAATATAGGTAACAGTTCCCACTTCTTCTACAGTTAGCGTTGTGTCGAACTTTTCGAGCTGTTGCTTAATTAAAGCAGAAATTTCTTCAGCTTGAATAGCCATTATTCTTCCTCACTAACCTAATAATTGTGCCTTCATTTTGGCAATTTTTGTTTGTAAGCTACCATCAATTAAAGTTGACTGTGATTTTAAAATCACACCACCAAGTATGCTTTCATCCACAACATTTTTTAAATTCACATGTTTTGCACCTGTTTTTGATGCAAAAATTGCTGCTAATTTATCCAAACGTGTTTCGTCTAGCGTAACGGCTGTAGTTGCTGTCACATCCACAATACCATTAGCTTCATTGTAACGATCACCAAACGCATCAACCACTTGCGATAAAATATTCAAACGATTATTGTAAACGAGCAGCTTAACCAAGTTCTGAATTGATTCAGAGGCACCGTTTGTCAATGTTTGTAACAGATTATCACGTGAAGCAGGATCAACATCATCAGATGTTACCACCATAACAAAGTTAGGATTGTCGTTTAGAACGGTTTTTATGCCGTTCAAACTTGTCCTAGTTTCTTCTATGTTGTTTTGCTCGCTAGACAATTCAAAAATTGCTTTGGCGTATTGGTCAGCTATATCTTTAAGATTTTTTGCCATCCCAATACTCCTTATTTAGTTTCTAAATCTGAAATGTAAGCATCAATCAATGCTTGTTGATCATTTAACGATAATTCTTTTTGCATAAGTTTTGAAGCAATCGCTACTGATAGCGCTGCAACATCGTTCTTTGCGTTAGAAATCGCGTCTTCCTTGAGCTTTTCAGCATCAGTTTGCGCTTGCTTATTAATTAAAGTAGCACGGTCAGAAGCAGTAGAAATTAATG
It encodes the following:
- the atpH gene encoding ATP synthase F1 subunit delta, which translates into the protein MAKNLKDIADQYAKAIFELSSEQNNIEETRTSLNGIKTVLNDNPNFVMVVTSDDVDPASRDNLLQTLTNGASESIQNLVKLLVYNNRLNILSQVVDAFGDRYNEANGIVDVTATTAVTLDETRLDKLAAIFASKTGAKHVNLKNVVDESILGGVILKSQSTLIDGSLQTKIAKMKAQLLG
- the atpA gene encoding F0F1 ATP synthase subunit alpha, with translation MAIQAEEISALIKQQLEKFDTTLTVEEVGTVTYIGDGVARANGLANAMAGELLEFANGTFGMAQNLDSSEVGIIILGGFDDIREGDTVKRTGRIMEVPVGEQLIGRVVNSLGQPIDGLGEIKTDKTRPVEFKAPGVMQRKSVFEPLQTGIKAIDALVPIGRGQRELIIGDRKTGKTSLAIDTILNQKDQDMIVIYVAIGQKDSTVRTQVETLRQLGAMDYTIVVNAGPSEPAPMLYLAPYVGAAMGEEFMYNGKHVLIVYDDLSKQATAYRELSLILRRPPGREAYPGDVFYLHSRLLERAAKLSDELGGGSMTALPFIETQAGDVSAYIPTNVISITDGQVFLDADQFYAGVRPAIDAGTSVSRVGGDAQIKAMKKVAGTLRLDLASFRELESFAQFGSDLDAATQAKLARGRRTVEILKQPLHKPMPVQQQVIVLYALTRGYIDDVAISDIQRFQDELIAYVDANANDLFKTILETKNLPEDAAMNSAIEAFKAGFAGSTAE